One window of Bacillus alkalicellulosilyticus genomic DNA carries:
- a CDS encoding EAL domain-containing protein yields the protein MNKYKNEDGTNEIQAEELSHHMAYHDYLTGLPNRNMLNVRLSEELKIAKIKNQRIAILFIDLDRFKVINDTLGHSTGDVLLIQVTERLKASVFDRDIVFRQGGDEFIVLLDNADREIAGKVAARILDVLSPSFQIKNYDIYTSPSIGISIYPDDGDSGELLIKHADFAMYQSKKAGKNTFKYYSYNDEQKYNPLEIEMELHKAIKNEQFTLHYLPKINLKTGKITGVEALIRWIHPEWGQISPNEFIPISEEAGLIIPIGEWVILSACKQWKVWEEAGYGNLVVSVNLSIQQFAQSNLVDVVRNAINQTGIKPQCLELEITESMTADAERTIVTLQQLKQLGVQIAIDNFGSGFSSLNYLIKFPVDSLKIDETFVKEIDNPDNEMVVKAIISMAHNLNMKVCAQGIETKEQLLFLQQYLCDEAQGYFFSTPLPKDQICRHAKDIERLTADFGLSKDINDRMWAEELIRLAKKELQETIRLQQGMIFKFKKIKDSFIHTLCDGDLLYRLGFIPNQVVGKTVYDFYPKDIATKKIKYYQRAWDRQEKVSYEVQVNDIHFLTALNPVIRGGKVVEIIGSCVDITERKKAKLALKDSERKYKLITDNMTDLITIMDNKGAINFVSPSHESVLDITPEQFLGYQYLRHIHPDDRIANITIVDKLTTNKEPFQTELRLKKNDDWRQFEILLTPIVNDQGEVEHLVSVARDITEKRKAEELLSQSEKLSLVGELASGVAHEIRNPLTSIKGFFQLFKQGISKPEYFDVIGNEFIRIENIINEFLTLGKPQSMKLKEVHIEDIINDINTLLAPEANLRNVILEVELEQPISSIQADPNQLKQVFINLLKNSMEAMPSGGKITVVGREVNKEVLITITDNGKGMTNEQLQYLGKPFFTSKEKGTGLGLVVCFQIIREHKGRMNFSSAENKGTVVEIRLPQDI from the coding sequence ATGAATAAGTATAAAAATGAAGACGGAACAAATGAAATCCAAGCAGAGGAATTGTCCCATCATATGGCTTATCACGATTACTTAACAGGTCTTCCTAATCGTAATATGTTGAACGTCCGTCTTTCTGAAGAATTAAAAATAGCTAAAATTAAGAATCAACGGATTGCTATCTTATTCATAGATTTAGATCGATTTAAAGTGATAAATGATACTCTAGGTCATAGCACTGGGGATGTGTTATTAATACAAGTCACTGAAAGATTAAAAGCATCTGTGTTTGATAGAGACATCGTTTTTAGACAAGGTGGAGACGAGTTCATTGTCTTATTAGATAATGCAGATAGAGAAATAGCCGGAAAAGTCGCTGCTCGAATATTAGACGTGTTATCTCCTTCGTTCCAAATTAAAAATTATGATATATATACATCACCTAGTATCGGGATAAGTATTTATCCTGATGATGGTGATTCCGGAGAACTGTTAATCAAACATGCTGATTTTGCAATGTATCAGTCTAAAAAGGCTGGTAAAAACACATTTAAATATTATTCATACAACGATGAGCAAAAATATAATCCATTAGAAATCGAAATGGAACTACATAAAGCGATTAAAAATGAACAATTTACTCTTCATTATTTGCCCAAAATTAACTTAAAAACGGGGAAAATTACTGGAGTCGAAGCTTTGATTCGTTGGATCCATCCAGAATGGGGACAAATTTCGCCAAATGAGTTCATACCCATTTCAGAAGAAGCTGGCTTGATTATACCAATTGGTGAATGGGTTATACTATCAGCTTGTAAGCAATGGAAAGTGTGGGAAGAAGCGGGCTACGGAAATCTTGTCGTTTCCGTTAATCTATCCATTCAACAATTTGCTCAATCAAATTTGGTGGATGTGGTTAGAAACGCCATTAATCAAACTGGAATAAAGCCACAATGTTTAGAACTTGAAATCACAGAAAGTATGACAGCCGATGCAGAACGTACTATTGTAACGCTGCAACAGTTAAAACAGCTAGGTGTACAAATCGCGATTGATAACTTTGGAAGTGGGTTTAGTTCGTTAAACTATTTAATTAAATTTCCTGTAGATTCGCTTAAAATAGATGAAACGTTTGTTAAAGAAATAGATAATCCTGACAATGAAATGGTTGTTAAGGCTATTATATCAATGGCACATAATTTAAATATGAAAGTGTGTGCTCAAGGAATTGAAACGAAAGAACAATTGTTATTTTTACAGCAGTATTTATGTGACGAAGCTCAAGGCTACTTTTTTAGTACGCCATTACCAAAGGACCAAATCTGTCGACATGCAAAAGACATTGAAAGATTAACAGCTGACTTTGGATTATCAAAGGATATCAATGATAGAATGTGGGCTGAAGAATTAATACGTCTTGCGAAAAAAGAACTGCAAGAAACGATTAGACTTCAACAAGGTATGATTTTTAAGTTTAAAAAAATAAAAGACTCGTTCATTCATACATTATGTGACGGTGATTTGCTTTATCGATTAGGGTTCATTCCAAACCAGGTCGTCGGGAAAACAGTGTATGATTTTTATCCTAAAGACATAGCTACAAAAAAAATAAAATATTATCAAAGGGCTTGGGATAGGCAAGAAAAAGTTTCTTATGAAGTACAGGTCAATGATATTCACTTTTTAACGGCTCTTAATCCAGTAATACGTGGGGGCAAAGTCGTTGAAATTATAGGGTCATGTGTTGATATCACAGAGCGGAAAAAGGCAAAGCTAGCATTAAAAGACAGTGAACGAAAATATAAATTAATAACAGACAATATGACGGATTTAATTACAATCATGGACAATAAAGGAGCAATTAATTTTGTTTCCCCATCTCATGAATCTGTTCTAGATATTACACCTGAACAATTCCTAGGGTACCAATATCTTCGACACATACATCCAGATGACCGGATTGCTAATATAACGATAGTAGATAAATTGACAACGAACAAAGAACCTTTTCAAACTGAATTACGCTTAAAAAAGAATGATGATTGGAGACAATTTGAAATATTGCTCACTCCGATAGTAAATGACCAGGGTGAAGTTGAACATTTAGTATCCGTAGCTCGTGACATTACTGAAAAACGAAAAGCGGAAGAGTTGTTATCACAATCAGAAAAATTGTCTTTAGTAGGAGAATTAGCTTCTGGCGTTGCTCATGAAATTCGTAATCCGCTTACTTCTATTAAGGGTTTCTTTCAGTTATTTAAACAAGGAATTAGTAAACCTGAGTATTTTGATGTAATTGGTAATGAATTTATTCGAATTGAAAATATCATTAATGAATTCCTAACTCTTGGTAAACCACAGTCTATGAAACTTAAAGAAGTTCATATTGAAGATATAATAAATGATATAAATACTTTACTTGCCCCAGAGGCAAACCTTCGGAATGTCATACTTGAAGTTGAACTTGAACAACCAATCTCTAGTATTCAAGCAGACCCGAATCAATTAAAACAAGTATTTATAAACTTATTAAAAAATAGTATGGAAGCCATGCCATCAGGTGGGAAAATTACTGTTGTAGGACGTGAAGTAAATAAAGAAGTCCTAATTACCATCACCGACAATGGAAAAGGCATGACAAATGAACAATTGCAATATTTAGGGAAGCCGTTTTTTACGAGTAAGGAAAAAGGGACAGGTTTAGGATTAGTTGTTTGCTTTCAAATCATCAGAGAACATAAAGGGAGAATGAATTTTTCGAGTGCTGAAAATAAAGGAACAGTAGTAGAAATTCGCTTGCCGCAAGACATTTAA
- a CDS encoding DUF456 domain-containing protein, with amino-acid sequence MEYLWWVLIIIFFIVSFVGLVYPVIPSVVMIWGGVLLYFFFVEADDVGWLTWATLIILTGVLFITDFVANQYFVKRYGGSTWGMRAATIGLIIGCFVWPPFGILIIPFALVFLTEWYQNKDISFSLKVALGTLFAFLSGTFAKAIIQLVIIIVFFIDIFVL; translated from the coding sequence GTGGAATACTTGTGGTGGGTACTCATCATCATTTTTTTCATCGTAAGTTTTGTCGGACTTGTTTATCCGGTCATTCCATCCGTGGTAATGATTTGGGGTGGTGTTTTACTTTACTTCTTCTTCGTTGAAGCGGACGATGTAGGCTGGTTAACATGGGCAACGCTTATCATCTTAACAGGAGTATTGTTTATTACAGATTTCGTTGCCAACCAATACTTTGTAAAAAGATATGGAGGTTCCACTTGGGGTATGAGGGCCGCAACAATAGGATTAATCATAGGCTGTTTTGTATGGCCTCCTTTTGGAATATTAATTATTCCGTTCGCCCTCGTATTCCTTACAGAGTGGTATCAAAATAAGGACATCTCATTTTCCCTCAAGGTCGCTCTTGGAACTCTCTTTGCTTTCTTAAGTGGGACTTTTGCCAAAGCAATCATTCAACTTGTAATCATCATTGTCTTCTTTATTGATATCTTTGTATTGTAA
- a CDS encoding sugar phosphate isomerase/epimerase family protein: MITKPISIQLYTLREETSKDFVGTLKKVAELGYDAVEFAGFWGDLSAFELKAILDDLHLTVSGSHVSLEMLDDNIDGVIDYQKAIGSPHIILPNLPEELKDPSNYEELTKKLNAFGEKCTAAGVTFSYHNHAFELESHEGRKGLDILLEDSDPELVKAELDVYWLRKAGENPVDWLKKYEGRTPLIHLKDMTTDGEQFFAELGTGGIDLASIIQFGEQSGVEYWVVEQDQTRKTALESAQISINYLKENFTK, translated from the coding sequence ATGATAACAAAACCAATATCCATTCAGCTTTACACATTACGTGAGGAAACGAGTAAAGATTTTGTGGGAACGTTAAAGAAGGTTGCAGAGTTAGGATATGATGCTGTTGAATTTGCTGGATTTTGGGGTGATTTATCAGCTTTTGAATTAAAGGCAATTCTTGATGATTTACATTTAACGGTGTCGGGGAGCCATGTTTCACTTGAAATGTTAGATGATAACATTGATGGGGTCATTGATTATCAAAAAGCCATTGGTAGTCCGCATATTATTTTACCTAACTTACCTGAGGAATTAAAAGACCCAAGTAACTATGAAGAGCTTACAAAAAAATTAAATGCATTCGGTGAAAAGTGTACAGCCGCTGGTGTAACATTCAGCTACCACAATCATGCATTTGAACTAGAAAGTCACGAAGGTAGAAAAGGATTAGATATTCTTTTAGAAGATTCCGATCCTGAACTAGTGAAAGCAGAACTTGATGTTTACTGGTTACGTAAAGCTGGTGAAAATCCTGTAGACTGGTTGAAAAAATACGAAGGAAGAACACCACTTATCCACTTAAAGGACATGACAACCGATGGGGAGCAATTCTTCGCTGAGCTAGGAACTGGTGGAATTGATTTGGCTAGTATTATTCAGTTCGGGGAACAATCTGGTGTTGAATACTGGGTTGTAGAACAAGACCAAACAAGAAAAACAGCTTTAGAAAGTGCTCAAATCAGTATTAATTATTTAAAGGAAAATTTCACTAAATAA
- a CDS encoding DUF2187 family protein gives MAEEIQNENQPEIEIGDTVQINKGQEKGEKAKVIAVYTNSVAVELNRKMKNGTLARTVINHSKYDKVN, from the coding sequence ATGGCAGAGGAAATTCAAAATGAAAATCAACCCGAAATCGAAATTGGTGACACTGTCCAAATAAATAAAGGTCAAGAAAAAGGAGAAAAAGCAAAAGTTATTGCTGTATACACGAACTCAGTGGCAGTTGAGTTGAATCGAAAAATGAAAAATGGTACATTAGCACGGACTGTAATTAACCACTCAAAGTATGATAAAGTAAATTAA
- the tnpA gene encoding IS200/IS605 family transposase, which translates to MSKDSNSLAHTKWNCKYHIVFAPKYRRQAIYGKLKRDIGEILRKLCERKGVEIIEATACKDHIHMLVSIPPKISVSAFVGYLKGKSSLMIFDRHANLKYRYGNRKFWCTGFYVDTVGRNKKVIEEYIRNQIQDDIVAEQLSLLEYVDPFTGEEVKKKRKKV; encoded by the coding sequence ATGTCTAAAGACAGTAACAGTTTAGCACATACGAAATGGAATTGTAAGTATCACATCGTGTTCGCACCGAAGTATAGAAGACAAGCGATATACGGTAAATTAAAGAGAGATATAGGAGAAATATTGAGGAAATTGTGCGAAAGGAAAGGAGTAGAAATAATAGAGGCAACAGCATGTAAAGACCACATACATATGTTAGTAAGTATACCGCCAAAGATAAGTGTGTCGGCGTTTGTCGGGTATTTAAAGGGGAAGAGTAGCTTAATGATATTTGATCGGCATGCAAATTTAAAATATCGATATGGAAATCGAAAATTTTGGTGTACTGGGTTTTATGTGGATACAGTTGGAAGAAATAAGAAGGTAATAGAAGAATATATACGAAACCAAATACAAGATGATATAGTCGCAGAACAGTTGAGTTTATTAGAATATGTAGACCCATTTACGGGGGAAGAAGTGAAAAAGAAGAGAAAAAAAGTATAA
- a CDS encoding HPr family phosphocarrier protein yields MNQTLTYLLTRSLNYNKIITLVTKANQFESYILIEYENKKVNAKSILSTCILQGFKGVITIHAQGKDSNHAIEDLQKALID; encoded by the coding sequence ATGAATCAAACACTTACTTATTTGCTTACCCGAAGTTTGAATTACAATAAAATTATAACCCTAGTGACAAAAGCAAATCAATTTGAGAGCTATATTCTAATTGAATATGAAAATAAGAAGGTAAATGCAAAAAGTATATTAAGTACATGCATCCTTCAAGGTTTTAAAGGGGTTATTACGATACATGCACAAGGGAAAGACTCTAATCATGCCATTGAAGACCTTCAAAAAGCTCTAATCGATTAA
- a CDS encoding DUF3900 domain-containing protein, translating to MDFTVDFLSFFVVQIEGQGEHTIKRLKHYQTMSNQDYINSELKEFLDGELMKIAKRKVERNPKSEQVPTKVGRFIVEPGHALDSNPNYNLFSTIRKALDQEEYTKYTETLVQLYSETSAVRGGAIIVIRAKLVEVSDIPFVFILKCDFEQKVASIADEKNLIRSVEMAITTKNMKSIQYPYMPEEGMVEEWEIKVHQSSHARYFEDFLKFVEYNQSMPEIVKHQVLQQAQQYIAATYDDESPEKAQEEEMMEAWANTPVRQLQEKWTPEQVAEVSSPIIEQQPTIELKLKLDHISIKGLLSDFGESIHIAKKNDKYVLVIEGDAFTFEKGFSPVEFVKPESIETVFNKIYNK from the coding sequence ATGGATTTTACTGTTGATTTCTTATCTTTTTTTGTAGTTCAAATCGAAGGACAGGGTGAACACACAATAAAAAGATTAAAGCATTATCAAACAATGTCTAATCAAGATTATATAAATAGTGAGCTAAAGGAATTTTTAGATGGAGAATTAATGAAAATAGCGAAACGAAAAGTTGAGAGAAACCCAAAATCCGAACAAGTCCCAACCAAAGTAGGTAGATTCATTGTAGAACCCGGACATGCCTTAGATAGTAACCCAAATTATAATTTATTTTCTACTATACGCAAAGCGTTGGACCAGGAAGAGTATACTAAATACACCGAGACATTAGTTCAATTATATAGTGAAACTAGCGCAGTTCGTGGTGGAGCGATTATTGTGATTAGAGCAAAACTTGTGGAAGTTTCTGATATCCCATTTGTTTTTATTTTAAAATGTGATTTTGAACAAAAAGTGGCTAGTATTGCTGATGAAAAAAACTTAATTCGTTCAGTGGAAATGGCGATTACCACCAAAAACATGAAGTCAATTCAGTACCCTTACATGCCGGAAGAGGGAATGGTGGAAGAATGGGAAATAAAGGTTCATCAATCTTCTCATGCTCGTTATTTTGAGGACTTCTTAAAATTTGTGGAGTACAATCAATCGATGCCAGAGATTGTGAAACACCAAGTGTTGCAGCAGGCTCAACAATATATCGCTGCGACATATGATGATGAAAGTCCAGAAAAAGCTCAGGAAGAAGAAATGATGGAGGCTTGGGCGAATACTCCGGTTAGACAACTACAAGAAAAATGGACACCAGAACAAGTGGCTGAAGTCTCATCACCAATTATTGAGCAACAACCCACTATAGAATTAAAGCTAAAGCTTGACCACATATCCATTAAAGGATTGCTTTCAGACTTTGGAGAATCAATACACATTGCCAAAAAGAATGACAAGTATGTGCTGGTTATTGAAGGAGATGCGTTTACATTCGAAAAAGGATTTTCCCCAGTTGAGTTTGTAAAACCTGAAAGTATAGAAACGGTATTCAACAAAATATATAACAAATGA
- a CDS encoding sugar phosphate isomerase/epimerase family protein, whose product MKLGVFTVLFSQKNFEEMLDYVQAAGLDSVEIGTGAYPGNAHCPLDELLESDQKRKEYMKAIQSRGLSISALSCHGNPISPDKAFATESHETFVKTVKLAELLEVPVVNTFSGAAGDHEGAKYPNWPVAPWPNEYGDVLTWQWEEKLIPYWKEQGKLAQNHNVKIGLELHGGFLVHTPYTLLKLREETCEAIGANLDPSHLWWQGIDPVGAIKILGKENAIHHFHAKDTYIDQDNVNMYGLTDMQPYGNVQTRAWSFRSVGLGHSMEEWNNMMSALRTYGYDYVVSIEHEDPIMSIDEGFARAVSNLKSVLIREQPADMWWV is encoded by the coding sequence ATGAAACTTGGAGTTTTTACGGTTTTATTTTCACAAAAAAACTTTGAAGAAATGTTGGACTATGTTCAAGCAGCAGGCCTTGATTCTGTAGAAATTGGTACAGGTGCTTATCCTGGAAACGCGCATTGTCCGTTAGACGAACTTCTTGAGAGCGACCAAAAGCGTAAGGAATACATGAAAGCGATTCAGTCTAGGGGACTATCAATTAGTGCACTTAGTTGTCATGGAAATCCGATTTCCCCAGACAAAGCTTTTGCTACCGAAAGTCATGAGACTTTTGTAAAAACAGTGAAATTGGCTGAATTACTTGAAGTGCCTGTTGTAAATACATTTTCTGGAGCTGCGGGAGACCACGAAGGAGCAAAATATCCAAACTGGCCAGTTGCACCTTGGCCAAATGAATATGGAGATGTCCTTACATGGCAATGGGAAGAAAAATTAATTCCTTATTGGAAAGAGCAAGGAAAGCTAGCTCAAAACCATAATGTTAAAATTGGTCTTGAACTTCATGGTGGCTTCTTAGTACACACGCCTTATACATTATTAAAGCTTCGTGAAGAAACATGCGAAGCAATAGGAGCAAACCTTGATCCAAGTCATCTTTGGTGGCAAGGAATTGACCCTGTAGGAGCAATTAAGATTCTTGGAAAAGAAAATGCGATTCACCATTTCCATGCAAAAGATACATACATTGACCAAGACAATGTCAATATGTATGGTCTTACGGATATGCAACCATATGGTAATGTTCAAACGAGAGCATGGAGCTTCCGTTCAGTAGGATTAGGACATAGCATGGAAGAATGGAATAACATGATGAGTGCTTTACGCACGTATGGTTATGATTATGTAGTCAGTATAGAACATGAAGATCCAATTATGTCAATTGACGAAGGATTTGCACGTGCCGTTTCTAACTTAAAGAGTGTGCTAATTCGTGAACAACCTGCAGATATGTGGTGGGTATAA
- a CDS encoding erythromycin esterase family protein, whose amino-acid sequence MQQHKILLKELTNRSMPYNRNAQDKLLDAIGDSQIVLLGEASHGTSEFYKMRAELTKRLIKEKGFTIIAVEGDWPPCYEINKIIKSPTFTEKIEQALIQNFNRWPSWMWANEEVAEFLNWVSNSNQTQQNPVSFYGVDVYSLWESLEGIISYLETENSPYLQQAREAFQCFEPYQREGQNYGLNSRFLEHCEDKVITLLKNMQVNRVNDNNQDEDKLSAELNALVTLHAEKYYREMLHIGPESWNTRDKHMVDVIERIIDFHGKKTKIVIWEHNTHIGDARATDMKDEGMLNVGQLLNEKYNKKVFSVGFGTYHGTVIAADSWGDQLQKIIVPKARKGSIENLFHQNGSYDQLLLFTGEKDTFYKHIIDHRAIGVIYDPRYENYGNYVPSVMAKRYNAFVYVDESNALRPLSKELIYTS is encoded by the coding sequence TTGCAACAACATAAAATTCTTTTGAAAGAGCTTACCAATAGGTCAATGCCTTACAATAGAAATGCTCAAGATAAACTTCTTGACGCTATTGGTGATTCTCAAATTGTCTTACTTGGAGAAGCTTCACATGGTACGTCAGAGTTTTATAAAATGAGGGCAGAGCTTACAAAAAGGCTAATCAAAGAAAAAGGATTTACCATAATCGCTGTGGAAGGCGATTGGCCACCTTGTTATGAAATTAATAAAATAATTAAGTCTCCTACATTTACTGAAAAAATCGAGCAAGCATTAATACAAAATTTTAATCGTTGGCCCTCTTGGATGTGGGCTAATGAAGAAGTTGCTGAATTTCTCAATTGGGTAAGCAATAGCAATCAAACACAGCAAAATCCAGTTAGTTTTTATGGTGTCGATGTATATAGTTTATGGGAGTCTTTAGAGGGAATTATCAGTTATCTCGAAACAGAAAATAGCCCGTATCTCCAGCAAGCTAGAGAAGCTTTTCAATGCTTTGAACCATACCAACGAGAAGGTCAAAACTATGGCTTGAATTCACGTTTTTTAGAGCATTGTGAAGACAAAGTCATTACATTGTTAAAGAATATGCAAGTAAATAGGGTTAATGATAATAATCAAGACGAAGATAAATTAAGTGCTGAATTAAATGCACTTGTTACTCTTCATGCAGAAAAATATTATCGTGAAATGTTACACATAGGTCCCGAATCATGGAATACCCGAGATAAACATATGGTAGATGTAATCGAACGTATCATTGACTTCCATGGAAAAAAAACGAAAATTGTTATTTGGGAACATAATACACATATTGGAGATGCAAGAGCCACTGACATGAAAGATGAAGGAATGCTAAATGTTGGACAATTGCTAAATGAAAAGTATAATAAGAAAGTATTTTCTGTTGGGTTTGGAACATATCATGGAACTGTTATAGCGGCAGATTCGTGGGGGGACCAACTTCAAAAAATCATTGTACCTAAAGCAAGAAAAGGGAGCATTGAAAATCTTTTTCACCAAAATGGGAGCTATGATCAATTGCTTCTGTTTACAGGAGAAAAGGATACATTTTATAAACATATCATCGATCATCGGGCCATCGGAGTCATATACGACCCAAGGTATGAAAACTACGGAAATTATGTACCAAGTGTAATGGCAAAGCGATATAATGCTTTTGTATATGTTGATGAATCAAATGCGCTCCGTCCATTAAGTAAAGAACTAATTTATACATCGTAG
- a CDS encoding DNA-3-methyladenine glycosylase, whose amino-acid sequence MVNSPLPESFYTESTLELAQQLLGKLLVKETKEGLCSGWIVETEAYIGPGDRAAHSYGNRRTARTEVMFGKPGLVYTYVMHTHCLVNVVSGQVGQPEAILIRAIEPCSGIELMHKRRGFVKKEVDLTNGPGKLTKALGIVKDDYGRSFSEKPLYICEGIDVQQVSSGTRIGIDNSGEAKDYLWRFWISGNRFISRKW is encoded by the coding sequence ATGGTGAATAGTCCTTTGCCCGAAAGTTTTTATACAGAAAGCACATTGGAGCTTGCGCAACAATTACTTGGAAAGCTACTTGTAAAAGAAACAAAAGAGGGTCTTTGCTCTGGCTGGATTGTGGAAACAGAGGCCTACATTGGACCTGGTGATAGGGCAGCTCATAGTTACGGTAATCGTAGAACAGCCAGGACTGAAGTTATGTTTGGAAAACCTGGATTGGTTTATACATATGTGATGCATACCCATTGTCTAGTTAATGTCGTAAGCGGACAAGTTGGGCAACCTGAAGCGATTTTAATTAGAGCAATTGAGCCATGCTCTGGTATAGAGCTCATGCATAAGAGGAGAGGTTTTGTCAAAAAAGAGGTGGACTTAACAAATGGTCCAGGCAAATTGACAAAAGCGTTAGGGATTGTGAAAGACGATTACGGTCGTTCATTTAGTGAAAAGCCTTTATATATATGTGAAGGTATTGATGTCCAACAGGTATCGAGCGGTACTAGAATAGGTATTGATAATAGTGGAGAAGCCAAAGATTATCTGTGGAGATTTTGGATAAGTGGGAATCGCTTTATTTCAAGAAAGTGGTAG
- a CDS encoding Gfo/Idh/MocA family protein, with product MSKIRIGVIGCGSIAQKRHLPEYAANENCEIVAVCDVVEERVNEVASQYNAKAYTNYEELVASNEIDAVSVCLPNHLHAPVSIAALNQGKHVLCEKPMATSQEEADAMIASAEKSGKQLMIAHNQRFVASHAKAKKIIENGELGKIYSFRTAFGHGGPEGWSIDGRESWFFNKEEAFIGAMGDLGVHKSDLMRYILGEEFVEVGAMVETKAKEDTQVDDNAVCIVKTASGIIGTLTASWSYVSAQDNSTVIYGENGIIRLEDDPNFSLIVQFKNGETVKYELQGIQTNDEGGQTTSHVIDNFIECLNGADNPISGEEGMKSLAVILAALESQQTKKIVTL from the coding sequence ATGAGTAAAATTAGAATTGGTGTTATTGGTTGTGGAAGTATTGCGCAAAAGAGACATTTACCTGAATATGCAGCAAATGAAAATTGTGAAATTGTTGCTGTATGTGATGTAGTTGAGGAACGCGTTAACGAAGTTGCTAGTCAATATAATGCAAAAGCATACACAAACTATGAAGAACTTGTAGCATCTAATGAGATTGATGCGGTGAGTGTGTGTTTACCAAATCATCTTCATGCACCTGTCTCAATTGCTGCATTAAACCAAGGAAAGCATGTACTTTGTGAAAAACCAATGGCGACATCCCAAGAAGAAGCCGATGCAATGATTGCTTCAGCTGAAAAAAGTGGGAAACAATTAATGATTGCACATAATCAACGCTTCGTTGCTTCCCATGCAAAAGCAAAAAAAATAATTGAAAATGGGGAACTAGGAAAAATCTATAGCTTCCGTACGGCGTTTGGTCATGGTGGACCTGAGGGCTGGAGTATTGATGGTAGAGAGAGCTGGTTCTTTAATAAGGAAGAAGCGTTTATTGGTGCTATGGGAGACTTAGGGGTACATAAATCTGATTTAATGCGTTATATCCTTGGTGAGGAATTTGTTGAAGTTGGAGCCATGGTAGAAACAAAAGCGAAAGAGGATACTCAAGTAGATGATAATGCAGTGTGTATTGTGAAAACAGCATCAGGCATTATTGGAACATTAACGGCAAGTTGGTCCTATGTGTCAGCTCAAGATAATTCAACAGTTATCTATGGAGAAAATGGAATAATACGATTAGAAGACGACCCGAATTTCTCTTTAATTGTTCAGTTTAAAAATGGGGAAACGGTTAAATATGAATTACAAGGTATCCAAACAAACGATGAAGGCGGTCAAACAACGTCGCATGTCATTGACAACTTTATTGAATGTCTAAATGGGGCAGACAATCCTATTTCAGGTGAAGAAGGAATGAAATCATTAGCTGTCATTCTTGCTGCTCTTGAATCGCAACAAACGAAAAAGATTGTGACATTATAA